A genomic segment from Cyanobium sp. NIES-981 encodes:
- a CDS encoding FkbM family methyltransferase, producing MGLFDSSDRFLRFCEAFQHLTNSQCLQDLFALYCHGPRPGFFLEFGMANGTQLSNTLLLELMGWKGLGGEPNPLQRKAAEARRSITVVAEALYSRTGDTLQFACNGLYGGLDETADRRTTEARSGFTETIAVPTITLGDLLLREHAPHVIDYFSLDVEGAELTVLRNLPLESYTFRCFTVEHNFSPGRTKIHRLMVSLGFRRVFKDLSGHDDWYVNTAVRFAGWSPRLLRHLDDERGRLHLARLQHRAMAEPERAIATLYATLFSRPRPHPRGFLDLAALLRSAERLDEARAILLRGTALHPTNARILTLLAELDGVSAGGISPDAARGQEP from the coding sequence ATGGGGCTGTTTGATTCCAGTGACCGCTTTCTGAGGTTCTGCGAGGCCTTCCAGCACCTCACGAATTCCCAGTGCCTGCAGGATCTCTTTGCCCTGTATTGCCATGGTCCCAGGCCGGGTTTCTTCCTGGAATTCGGGATGGCCAACGGCACCCAGCTCTCCAATACTCTCCTGCTGGAGCTCATGGGCTGGAAGGGACTTGGCGGCGAGCCCAACCCTTTGCAGCGCAAGGCGGCCGAGGCCCGGCGATCGATCACGGTCGTGGCAGAGGCGCTCTACTCGCGCACAGGGGACACCCTGCAGTTTGCCTGTAACGGTCTCTATGGCGGTCTGGACGAGACGGCCGATCGCCGGACGACCGAGGCACGTTCCGGTTTCACCGAAACCATTGCTGTGCCAACGATCACCCTGGGTGATCTGCTGCTGCGCGAGCACGCGCCCCACGTCATTGACTACTTCTCCCTTGATGTTGAAGGTGCCGAGCTCACGGTTCTCCGCAACCTGCCCCTGGAGAGCTATACGTTTCGATGCTTCACAGTGGAGCACAACTTCTCGCCGGGGCGCACGAAGATCCACCGGCTGATGGTCAGCCTGGGGTTCCGGCGTGTCTTCAAGGATCTGAGCGGCCACGACGACTGGTACGTGAATACGGCCGTGCGTTTCGCCGGTTGGTCACCCCGTCTGCTGCGCCATCTGGATGACGAACGGGGCCGCCTGCATCTGGCTCGCCTGCAGCACAGGGCGATGGCCGAGCCCGAGCGGGCGATTGCCACGCTCTACGCCACCCTGTTCTCACGCCCCCGGCCCCATCCCCGCGGCTTCCTCGACCTGGCGGCCCTGCTCCGCTCGGCGGAGCGCCTGGATGAAGCCCGCGCCATTCTCCTGCGCGGCACGGCCCTCCATCCCACCAATGCCCGCATCCTGACCCTGCTGGCTGAGCTGGACGGGGTCAGTGCCGGCGGGATCTCCCCGGACGCCGCCAGGGGGCAGGAGCCGTGA
- a CDS encoding DUF6439 family protein, producing the protein MPIAQTVDTAWPEGAVEQARLLHQHLTINDRDWHALKTQRARRGAEQLAAALVHLLSADDPRDSRIGPARREAVELVDHALAWLRAEISDPGCPSHGR; encoded by the coding sequence ATGCCGATCGCCCAGACAGTTGACACGGCCTGGCCCGAGGGAGCCGTGGAGCAGGCCAGGCTTCTGCATCAGCACCTCACCATCAACGACCGCGACTGGCATGCCCTCAAGACCCAGCGGGCCCGGCGTGGTGCCGAACAGCTGGCCGCAGCCCTGGTGCATCTGCTCAGTGCGGATGATCCGCGTGACAGCCGCATCGGGCCGGCGCGCCGTGAGGCGGTCGAGCTCGTTGACCATGCCCTGGCGTGGCTCCGGGCGGAAATCAGCGATCCTGGCTGCCCCAGCCACGGGCGCTGA
- a CDS encoding ATP-binding protein — protein MALRWSDFITPSTLQLAPLLELLLEPVRCLQQQAQVQLGLQEALVNAVRHGNGCDPAKCLRIRRIETPRWVVWQVQDEGSGMPTQARRGQLPEAIDATDGRGLFLIHHCFDDVRWSPRGNRLQLAVKRQRQASPLLSARGWGSQDR, from the coding sequence ATGGCCCTGCGCTGGTCAGACTTCATCACCCCCTCCACGCTGCAGCTGGCCCCTCTGCTGGAACTGCTGCTGGAGCCCGTTCGCTGCCTGCAGCAGCAGGCGCAGGTGCAGTTGGGCTTGCAGGAGGCCCTGGTCAACGCCGTGCGCCACGGCAACGGCTGCGATCCCGCCAAATGCCTGCGGATCCGCCGCATCGAGACCCCCCGCTGGGTGGTGTGGCAGGTGCAGGATGAGGGCAGCGGCATGCCGACCCAGGCGCGCCGCGGCCAGTTGCCCGAGGCGATCGACGCCACGGATGGCCGGGGGCTCTTCCTGATCCACCACTGTTTCGACGACGTGCGCTGGAGTCCGCGCGGCAACCGTCTGCAGCTGGCCGTCAAGCGCCAGCGGCAGGCCTCACCGCTGCTCAGCGCCCGTGGCTGGGGCAGCCAGGATCGCTGA
- a CDS encoding GUN4 domain-containing protein: MLSGSPVSANASPEALLERFQAASPRQRRSLLKPLQERAQQLRPLILDHLAGLDATGDDWAAGALIQLLLAGDGPEATEFLQRYPEGWLATTSASGIAYGPLQSHLARQQFEQADRLTSALLRELAGPGAVARGYVYYSEVPAMAAADLDTLDRLWVCYSRGRFGFSVQGRLLQACNGRWDQLWPRLAWKEGGRWTRYPGSFQWSIEAPEGHMPLVNQLRGVRLMDALLQHPALQQRINGATP, translated from the coding sequence ATGCTCTCCGGTTCTCCGGTCTCCGCCAATGCCAGCCCTGAGGCTCTGCTCGAGCGCTTTCAGGCGGCCAGTCCACGGCAGCGGCGCTCCCTGCTGAAGCCCCTGCAGGAGCGGGCGCAGCAGCTGCGGCCGCTGATCCTCGATCACCTGGCGGGTCTCGATGCCACGGGAGACGACTGGGCCGCCGGGGCCCTGATCCAGTTGCTGCTGGCGGGGGACGGGCCGGAGGCAACGGAGTTTCTGCAGCGTTACCCGGAAGGCTGGCTGGCCACCACCAGTGCCTCGGGCATCGCCTACGGGCCGCTGCAGAGCCACCTGGCCCGGCAGCAGTTCGAGCAGGCCGACCGCCTCACCAGTGCCCTGCTGCGAGAACTGGCGGGGCCCGGTGCCGTGGCCAGGGGATACGTGTATTACAGCGAGGTGCCGGCGATGGCGGCGGCCGACCTGGACACGCTGGATCGCCTCTGGGTCTGTTACTCCCGGGGGCGGTTCGGTTTTTCGGTGCAGGGCAGGCTGCTGCAGGCCTGCAACGGACGCTGGGATCAGCTCTGGCCCAGGCTGGCCTGGAAGGAGGGTGGCCGCTGGACGCGCTATCCCGGCTCCTTTCAGTGGTCCATCGAGGCACCGGAGGGGCACATGCCCCTGGTCAATCAGCTGCGCGGCGTTCGCCTGATGGATGCCCTGCTGCAGCACCCGGCTCTGCAACAACGCATCAACGGCGCCACCCCCTGA
- the psb28 gene encoding photosystem II reaction center protein Psb28, with translation MGAAIQFFRGVDEPVVPDIRLTRSRDGRTGQAMFVFEEPEALAPESMGDITGMFLVDEEGELVTREVKARFVNGKASAIEATYTWKSTADFERFMRFAQRYADSHDLGFSGQKEGDGEAVSEG, from the coding sequence ATGGGCGCTGCCATTCAGTTCTTCCGTGGTGTGGACGAACCGGTCGTGCCCGACATTCGCCTCACCCGCTCCCGTGATGGGCGCACTGGCCAGGCCATGTTCGTGTTCGAGGAGCCGGAAGCCCTGGCCCCGGAAAGCATGGGGGACATCACCGGCATGTTCCTGGTGGATGAGGAGGGCGAGCTGGTCACCCGCGAGGTGAAGGCCCGGTTCGTGAACGGCAAGGCCAGCGCCATCGAGGCCACCTACACCTGGAAGAGCACGGCCGATTTCGAGCGCTTCATGCGCTTCGCCCAGCGTTACGCCGACAGCCACGACCTGGGCTTCTCCGGCCAGAAGGAGGGCGATGGCGAGGCCGTGAGCGAGGGCTGA
- a CDS encoding AI-2E family transporter — translation MRFGQWLGLLALVASLLLLWSLRQSLMTLFAAVVLAMALCTLVGWVRERLACHRSHALLLSLALVTVVVTILATAVIPPFIDQFAELVAKLPAAAATLLRLMRGLIAGASQMLYGRSDGSLDWLREGLFSGGSTENLRGGALQLLGLAGGIGSGLVQLLFVVAVALMITVHPVAYREVAVLLVPAFYRRRFRRILIHCGDALSGWMVGVLISSLCVGVLAAIGLSLLGVKLVAANAVLAGLLNIIPNIGPTLSTVFPMSVALLDSPIKALAVLVLYVAVQNLESYVITPSVMQHQLNLLPGLTLAAQLLFTVLFGPLGLLLALPLAVCLQVIVREVLIHDVLDRWKPPALDRAR, via the coding sequence GTGCGGTTCGGCCAGTGGCTGGGGCTGCTGGCCCTGGTGGCATCCCTGCTGCTGCTCTGGAGCCTGCGCCAGAGCCTGATGACCCTGTTCGCGGCGGTGGTGCTGGCCATGGCCCTCTGCACCCTGGTGGGCTGGGTGCGCGAGCGGCTCGCCTGCCACCGTTCCCATGCGCTGCTGCTGAGCCTGGCGTTGGTGACGGTGGTGGTGACCATCCTCGCCACGGCCGTGATTCCCCCGTTCATCGACCAGTTCGCCGAACTGGTGGCCAAGCTGCCGGCAGCGGCGGCCACTCTGCTCCGCCTGATGCGCGGGCTGATCGCGGGCGCCAGTCAGATGCTGTACGGGCGCAGTGACGGCAGTCTCGACTGGCTGCGGGAAGGACTGTTCAGCGGCGGGAGCACGGAGAACCTGCGGGGTGGGGCACTGCAGCTGCTCGGTCTGGCCGGCGGGATCGGCTCCGGCCTGGTGCAGCTGCTGTTCGTGGTGGCCGTCGCCCTGATGATCACGGTGCACCCCGTGGCCTACCGCGAGGTCGCGGTGCTGCTCGTGCCCGCGTTCTACCGGCGCCGCTTCCGCAGGATCCTGATCCACTGCGGCGACGCCCTGAGCGGCTGGATGGTGGGGGTGCTGATCAGTTCGCTCTGCGTCGGTGTGCTCGCCGCCATCGGGCTCTCGCTGCTCGGCGTCAAACTGGTGGCCGCCAATGCGGTGCTGGCCGGGTTGCTGAACATCATTCCCAACATCGGCCCCACCCTGAGCACGGTGTTTCCGATGTCGGTGGCCCTGCTCGATTCGCCGATCAAGGCGTTGGCGGTGCTGGTGCTCTACGTGGCGGTGCAGAACCTGGAGAGTTACGTGATCACCCCCTCGGTGATGCAGCACCAGCTGAACCTGCTGCCAGGGCTCACCCTCGCCGCCCAGCTGCTCTTCACCGTGCTGTTTGGCCCCCTGGGACTGCTGCTGGCCCTCCCCCTGGCCGTGTGCCTCCAAGTGATCGTGCGCGAGGTGCTGATCCATGACGTGCTGGATCGCTGGAAGCCGCCAGCCCTGGACCGTGCGCGATGA
- a CDS encoding AI-2E family transporter — protein sequence MEGRTVLGLLALIVLGLLTWELRWVLLVFFGAVVVAVALDVPTTLLMRRRRLGRPAALALVLLVLVLLGGWLSQQLLPELLQQISQLGQLIPEVAARLASMAAQVDWLPRLDQSLERLTSWDGLQPLGAQLLGMAGGAANSTVQVLLMVLLAILLALDPARHRRLVIALTPCKWRQAMAALLDECREALGGWLAGMTLSAVTVFLLTWAGLVLLQVPLALLSALVCGLLTFVPTIGPTAATLLPLAVALLVSPTKVAQVLVLRLVLQNGEAFLLTPMLLSRTVNLLPTVALMAQLSLGTLLGLPGVLLALPLVVVLQVLCREVVVHGVMDRWTV from the coding sequence ATCGAGGGCCGCACCGTTCTCGGGCTCCTGGCGCTGATCGTGCTGGGCCTGCTCACCTGGGAGCTGCGCTGGGTCCTGCTTGTCTTCTTCGGTGCCGTGGTGGTGGCGGTGGCCCTGGACGTGCCCACCACGCTGCTGATGCGGCGGCGGCGGCTCGGACGCCCTGCCGCCCTGGCCCTGGTGCTGCTGGTGCTGGTGCTGCTGGGGGGATGGCTCAGCCAGCAGCTGCTGCCGGAACTGCTGCAGCAGATCAGCCAGCTGGGGCAGCTGATCCCCGAGGTGGCGGCTCGTCTGGCCAGCATGGCCGCCCAGGTGGATTGGCTGCCGCGGCTGGATCAGAGCCTGGAGCGCCTCACCAGTTGGGATGGGCTCCAGCCGCTGGGCGCCCAGCTCCTGGGCATGGCCGGCGGTGCCGCCAACAGCACGGTGCAGGTGCTGCTCATGGTGCTGCTGGCCATCCTGCTGGCTCTGGATCCCGCGCGCCATCGCCGCCTGGTGATTGCCCTCACCCCCTGCAAATGGCGCCAGGCCATGGCGGCTCTACTGGATGAGTGCCGGGAGGCGCTGGGCGGCTGGCTGGCGGGGATGACCCTCTCGGCGGTGACCGTCTTTCTGCTCACCTGGGCAGGGCTGGTGCTGCTGCAGGTGCCGCTGGCCCTGCTGAGTGCCCTGGTGTGTGGACTGCTCACCTTCGTGCCCACCATCGGCCCGACGGCCGCCACCCTGCTGCCATTGGCCGTGGCGCTGCTGGTCTCCCCGACCAAGGTGGCGCAGGTGCTCGTGCTGCGGCTCGTGCTGCAGAACGGTGAGGCGTTCCTGCTCACGCCGATGCTGCTGAGCCGCACGGTGAACCTGCTGCCCACCGTGGCCCTGATGGCCCAGCTCAGCCTCGGCACCCTGCTGGGCCTGCCCGGGGTGCTGCTGGCCCTTCCCCTGGTGGTGGTGCTGCAGGTGCTCTGCCGCGAGGTGGTCGTGCACGGCGTGATGGATCGCTGGACCGTCTGA